A window from Mycolicibacterium tokaiense encodes these proteins:
- a CDS encoding nuclear transport factor 2 family protein has protein sequence MTTTDWDTLPDTVTTFMTAVDAREVDKVLATLTADAVVTDEGHDHKGHEEIGNWVANAASEFTYTTEITGAMTTDAGYDVAQHLEGDFPGGVADLHYRFTLDGALITRVVIEP, from the coding sequence ATGACCACAACAGATTGGGACACGCTCCCAGACACCGTGACAACGTTCATGACTGCCGTCGACGCCCGTGAGGTGGACAAGGTGCTGGCCACCCTGACCGCCGATGCCGTGGTGACCGATGAGGGCCACGACCACAAGGGGCACGAAGAGATCGGGAACTGGGTGGCCAACGCGGCCTCCGAATTCACCTACACCACCGAGATCACCGGGGCCATGACCACCGACGCAGGCTACGACGTCGCTCAGCACCTGGAGGGCGACTTCCCGGGTGGGGTCGCCGATCTGCACTACCGCTTCACCCTCGACGGTGCGCTGATCACCCGGGTGGTGATCGAGCCATGA
- a CDS encoding TIGR03620 family F420-dependent LLM class oxidoreductase yields the protein MTDMHQRFGTYGAWLNPALGDAPRIGYAPALEELGYQTIWVGIGADPVGDMALLEQMIAATETAMIATAIINMWNDDPRSIARHYHRIVDRHGPRLLLGVGLGHPESRDTYERPYERMANYVDALLHGGVPAEAIVIAALGKKTLTLAGETTLGAHPYLTVPDHTRHARELLGSTAFLAPEHKVVLCQDRDQARKIGRSLVDNPYLGLRNYTDNLLRHGFAQADIDRPGSDRLIDALVAHGSPEAIYAEIDQHLSAGADHVGIQVLSEDPTASPVENFRTLAEHRPTPQ from the coding sequence ATGACAGACATGCACCAGCGTTTCGGCACCTACGGAGCGTGGCTCAATCCCGCACTGGGTGACGCCCCCCGGATCGGGTACGCACCGGCGCTCGAAGAGCTGGGTTACCAGACGATCTGGGTGGGGATCGGCGCGGATCCCGTCGGTGACATGGCCCTGCTCGAGCAGATGATCGCCGCGACCGAAACCGCAATGATCGCCACGGCCATCATCAACATGTGGAACGACGACCCGCGCAGCATCGCCCGTCACTACCACCGCATCGTCGACCGCCACGGACCCCGGTTGCTGCTGGGTGTCGGTCTCGGCCACCCCGAGAGCCGGGACACCTACGAACGGCCCTACGAGCGGATGGCCAACTACGTCGATGCGCTGCTGCACGGCGGCGTTCCGGCCGAGGCAATCGTCATCGCGGCGCTGGGCAAGAAAACGCTGACATTGGCGGGCGAGACGACCCTGGGGGCACACCCCTATCTCACCGTCCCTGACCACACACGTCACGCGCGAGAACTGTTGGGCAGCACTGCCTTCCTGGCTCCGGAGCACAAAGTGGTGCTGTGCCAGGACCGCGATCAGGCGCGCAAGATCGGCCGGTCTCTGGTGGACAACCCCTATCTCGGTCTGCGCAATTACACCGACAACCTGCTGCGGCACGGGTTCGCGCAGGCCGATATCGACCGTCCCGGCAGCGACAGACTCATCGATGCCCTGGTTGCCCACGGTTCCCCGGAGGCCATCTACGCCGAGATCGACCAGCACCTCTCGGCGGGCGCCGACCATGTCGGCATCCAGGTGCTGAGCGAGGACCCCACCGCCTCGCCGGTAGAGAACTTCCGCACCCTGGCCGAGCACCGGCCCACCCCGCAGTAG
- a CDS encoding S1C family serine protease: MAAYRSLLWTLAALVALVVPLTGAPLAQAEPLPVENSLVQISTRADFQGVVGNGTGIILTPEGVVLTNHHVIQGADAIRALTLSNGQTYDADVLGYDRNNDVAVIQLRGAAGLIPAPIGDSSALRVGEPVTTMGNANGTGNPLTREQGAVTELGATISAEDELTGSSHSLDNLIESSTNLRSGDSGGALINGAGQVVGLNAAATYNFRLNGESTPGGQGFAIPINDAMSIVNQIRSGAASPEVHIGPSAILGVGVNAVDEGDGLPIQSVLRGGPAEVAGVRPGDTLLRIDGVPITSANALTSVLDQRYPGNNIEITWRDRAGAERVAQAVLGSGATS, translated from the coding sequence ATGGCCGCATATCGCTCTCTGCTCTGGACCCTGGCTGCCCTGGTGGCACTCGTTGTCCCCCTGACCGGCGCGCCCCTGGCGCAAGCCGAGCCGCTACCGGTCGAGAACAGCCTGGTCCAGATCTCCACCCGAGCCGACTTCCAGGGCGTTGTCGGCAACGGCACCGGCATCATCCTCACCCCCGAAGGGGTGGTGCTGACCAACCACCACGTCATCCAGGGCGCCGACGCCATCCGCGCGCTGACGCTGAGCAATGGGCAGACCTACGACGCCGACGTGCTGGGCTACGACCGCAACAACGACGTCGCCGTGATCCAGCTGCGCGGGGCGGCCGGGCTGATCCCCGCCCCGATCGGCGACTCGTCGGCGCTGCGAGTGGGTGAGCCGGTGACCACCATGGGCAACGCCAACGGCACCGGCAACCCACTGACCCGCGAACAGGGTGCCGTCACCGAACTCGGTGCCACCATCAGCGCCGAGGATGAACTGACCGGCAGCTCCCACAGCCTGGACAACCTCATCGAGTCCTCGACCAATCTGCGCTCCGGCGACTCCGGCGGCGCGTTGATCAACGGCGCCGGCCAGGTGGTGGGGCTCAACGCCGCGGCCACCTACAACTTCCGGCTCAACGGGGAGTCCACGCCCGGCGGGCAGGGCTTCGCCATCCCCATCAACGACGCGATGAGCATCGTGAACCAGATCCGCTCCGGCGCGGCCAGCCCCGAGGTGCACATCGGCCCGTCGGCCATCCTCGGTGTCGGCGTGAACGCCGTCGACGAGGGCGACGGGCTGCCCATCCAATCCGTGCTGCGCGGCGGGCCGGCCGAGGTGGCCGGCGTGCGCCCGGGCGACACCCTGCTGCGCATCGACGGCGTGCCGATCACCTCGGCCAACGCGCTGACCAGCGTCCTGGACCAGCGCTACCCGGGCAACAACATCGAGATCACCTGGCGCGACCGCGCCGGAGCCGAACGTGTCGCCCAGGCAGTGCTCGGCAGCGGCGCCACCAGCTAA
- a CDS encoding MerR family transcriptional regulator, giving the protein MGAQVSIGDFAVMTSLSRKALRHYHDIGILEPAHIDPYTGYRFYDTSQVDHAHIIRRFRSLGMSIPDIKALLSTDDAGARTDIITTHLEQMEAQLQQTRDTVGALRELLSPVRSPADVTLRHEPELAVWSVSATIDVSTIDEWFGESLTTLRAAVAQAAGAPTAVVPGGLYDRALFLEQTGSATMFVAAPPSANPPQGIRAEVLPKTEFAVLTHPGGHEGIDRSYAALGIHVNEHLISSQGPIREHYLGSTPSDPGGFTATEICWPIFSTIAPST; this is encoded by the coding sequence ATGGGCGCACAGGTCTCGATCGGGGACTTCGCGGTGATGACCAGCCTGAGTCGCAAGGCGCTACGCCACTACCACGACATCGGCATTCTCGAACCCGCTCACATCGATCCCTACACCGGCTACCGCTTCTACGACACCAGCCAGGTGGATCATGCGCACATCATCCGGCGGTTCCGGTCCCTGGGCATGTCCATTCCCGACATCAAGGCACTGCTGAGCACCGACGACGCCGGTGCCCGCACCGACATCATCACCACCCATCTCGAGCAGATGGAGGCGCAGCTGCAGCAGACCCGCGACACGGTGGGTGCCCTGCGCGAATTGCTCTCCCCCGTGCGCAGTCCCGCCGACGTGACGCTGCGCCACGAACCTGAGCTGGCCGTGTGGTCCGTCAGTGCCACCATCGACGTCTCTACGATCGACGAGTGGTTCGGGGAGTCGCTGACCACACTGCGTGCAGCCGTCGCTCAGGCCGCAGGCGCACCGACCGCGGTGGTGCCGGGCGGTCTCTACGACCGGGCGTTGTTCCTCGAACAGACCGGCAGCGCAACCATGTTCGTCGCAGCACCACCTTCTGCGAATCCCCCACAAGGTATCCGGGCCGAGGTCCTGCCGAAGACCGAATTCGCGGTGCTCACCCATCCCGGCGGACACGAGGGCATCGACCGCAGTTACGCGGCCTTGGGGATCCATGTCAACGAGCACCTGATCAGCAGTCAGGGGCCCATCCGCGAACATTACCTCGGTAGTACGCCCTCAGATCCCGGAGGGTTCACCGCCACCGAGATCTGCTGGCCGATCTTCAGCACGATCGCGCCGTCGACATGA
- a CDS encoding DNA polymerase domain-containing protein, producing the protein MATPAQELDVLGTSVRLTSADKPYFPALGSGGVKGALVEYYRAVSVAGPMMDALRDRPTHLQRFPDGIDGEEIYQKRLPQKHPDYLQTCQVTFPSGRTADALKVTHPSAIVWAAQMGTVTFHPWQVRCPEVEHPDELRIDLDPQPGTGFREAARVAVEVLEPLLTELGLAGYAKTSGGRGVHVYLRIATDWDFIAVRRAGIALAREVERRAPDLVTTSWWKEERGERIFIDFNQNARDRTMASPYSVRRTPIATVSTPLPWAELADADPDDYTIATVPKLVAERDDPWAGMDDVAQSLQPLLDMVAADEERGLGDMPYPPSYPKMPGEPPRVQPSKKVAAHWDDEGNRI; encoded by the coding sequence ATGGCAACCCCGGCACAAGAACTCGATGTCCTGGGCACCTCGGTCCGCCTCACCAGTGCGGACAAGCCGTACTTCCCCGCACTGGGTTCCGGCGGTGTCAAAGGGGCGCTGGTCGAGTACTACCGCGCGGTGTCGGTGGCGGGTCCGATGATGGACGCCCTGCGGGACCGCCCGACCCATCTGCAGCGTTTCCCGGATGGCATCGACGGCGAGGAGATCTACCAGAAACGGCTGCCGCAGAAGCATCCCGATTACCTGCAGACCTGCCAGGTGACTTTTCCGTCCGGTCGAACGGCGGATGCCCTGAAGGTGACCCACCCGTCGGCCATCGTCTGGGCCGCCCAGATGGGCACCGTCACGTTCCACCCCTGGCAGGTGCGCTGCCCGGAAGTCGAACACCCCGATGAGCTGCGCATCGATCTGGACCCGCAGCCGGGCACCGGTTTCCGGGAGGCCGCCCGCGTGGCCGTCGAGGTGCTCGAACCACTGCTCACCGAACTGGGGCTGGCGGGCTACGCCAAGACCTCGGGTGGGCGCGGCGTACACGTCTATCTGCGCATCGCCACCGACTGGGATTTCATCGCGGTCCGGCGCGCCGGCATCGCGCTGGCCCGCGAGGTCGAGCGCCGGGCCCCGGATCTGGTGACCACATCCTGGTGGAAGGAAGAGCGCGGCGAACGCATCTTCATCGACTTCAACCAGAACGCCCGCGACCGCACCATGGCCTCGCCGTATTCGGTGCGCCGCACCCCCATCGCCACGGTGTCCACACCGCTGCCCTGGGCCGAGCTGGCCGATGCCGACCCCGACGACTACACCATCGCCACCGTGCCGAAACTAGTTGCAGAACGCGATGATCCGTGGGCCGGCATGGACGACGTGGCGCAGTCGCTGCAACCGCTGCTGGACATGGTGGCCGCCGACGAGGAGCGCGGGCTGGGCGACATGCCCTACCCGCCGAGCTATCCCAAGATGCCGGGCGAGCCACCCCGGGTGCAGCCGAGCAAGAAGGTGGCCGCCCACTGGGACGACGAGGGCAACCGCATCTGA
- a CDS encoding ATP-dependent DNA ligase: MKSMDLPVLPPLEPMLAKAVAKVPTEDGVWSYEPKWDGFRALVFRDGDEVRLISRSGKELGRYFPEVVVALRDELAPRCVLDGEVVVPREIDGRVRLDWESLSQRIHPAQSRVTLLSQETPAHFIGFDALALGDRSILGEPFRVRREVLREAVTPATWCHVTRTTEDAALGQEWLTTFEGAGLDGVIAKRLDGAYLPGKRDMAKIKHARDADCVAIGYRIHKSGEGIGSILLGLYRDDGELQMVGGAASFTAKDRVKLLSELEPLRDGDVRDGDPSRWNSAADKRWIPVRPEKVAEVAYDQMEGNSVHGRRFRHAVKFRRWRPDREPASCTFEQLDVPLNYDLFDVLEQA, translated from the coding sequence ATGAAGAGCATGGACCTGCCGGTGCTGCCTCCGCTGGAACCGATGCTGGCCAAGGCGGTGGCGAAGGTGCCGACCGAGGACGGGGTGTGGTCCTACGAGCCGAAGTGGGACGGTTTCCGAGCGCTGGTGTTCCGTGACGGCGACGAGGTGCGGCTGATCTCGCGCAGCGGCAAGGAGCTGGGCCGCTACTTCCCCGAAGTGGTGGTGGCCCTGCGCGACGAGCTGGCCCCGCGCTGCGTCCTCGACGGCGAGGTGGTGGTGCCGCGGGAGATCGACGGCCGGGTCCGGCTGGACTGGGAGTCGCTGAGCCAGCGGATCCACCCGGCGCAGAGCCGGGTGACGCTGCTGTCGCAGGAGACGCCGGCACACTTCATCGGATTCGACGCCCTGGCCCTCGGGGACCGGTCCATCCTCGGCGAGCCGTTCCGCGTCCGACGGGAGGTACTGCGCGAGGCCGTGACGCCGGCGACCTGGTGCCACGTCACCCGCACCACCGAGGATGCGGCGCTGGGGCAGGAGTGGTTGACGACGTTCGAGGGCGCCGGCCTGGACGGGGTGATCGCCAAGCGGCTCGACGGCGCCTATCTACCCGGCAAGCGTGACATGGCCAAGATCAAACACGCGCGCGATGCCGATTGTGTGGCCATCGGCTATCGCATCCACAAGAGCGGCGAGGGCATCGGGTCGATCCTGCTCGGTCTGTACCGCGACGACGGCGAACTGCAGATGGTGGGTGGGGCGGCGTCATTCACGGCCAAGGACCGGGTGAAGCTGCTGTCCGAGCTGGAACCGCTGCGCGACGGCGATGTCCGAGACGGGGACCCGAGCCGGTGGAACTCCGCGGCCGACAAGCGCTGGATCCCGGTGCGGCCCGAGAAGGTGGCCGAGGTGGCCTACGACCAGATGGAGGGCAACAGCGTGCACGGCAGGCGTTTTCGGCATGCGGTGAAATTTCGGAGATGGCGCCCCGATCGGGAACCGGCCAGCTGCACCTTCGAGCAGCTGGACGTACCACTGAACTACGACCTGTTCGACGTCTTGGAGCAGGCCTGA
- a CDS encoding SDR family NAD(P)-dependent oxidoreductase — protein sequence MTRRWFITGATPGNFGVAFAETALQTGDSVAVTSRRPQELAQWAQQYGDRVLVVPMDITDPAQVAEAVRTAEERFGGIDVLVNMAGRGWFGSIEAMDESTMRAMFELNFFGLLSVTRAVLPGMRARGDGWIVNISSVAGLVPAPGFGYYSATKFAVEAVSETLRDEVAPQGISVLTVEPGAFRTNAYSGFAAEPVAEPVAEYHDMLKQVQATFVEMDGKQPGDPHRGARAVIAAMEQDTPPKRLVLGNGGYDAVVETLEGALADIRSGEALSRSADFPSN from the coding sequence ATGACGCGGCGGTGGTTCATCACCGGTGCCACGCCCGGCAACTTCGGGGTGGCCTTCGCCGAGACCGCGCTGCAGACCGGGGACAGTGTCGCGGTCACCTCGCGGCGCCCACAGGAGCTGGCGCAGTGGGCCCAGCAGTACGGCGATCGCGTCCTGGTGGTACCGATGGATATCACCGATCCCGCGCAGGTCGCCGAAGCGGTGCGGACCGCCGAGGAGCGCTTCGGCGGTATCGATGTGCTGGTCAACATGGCCGGCCGGGGCTGGTTCGGCTCGATCGAGGCCATGGACGAGTCCACGATGCGGGCGATGTTCGAGCTCAACTTCTTCGGACTGCTGTCGGTGACCCGCGCGGTGCTGCCGGGGATGCGGGCCCGCGGTGACGGGTGGATCGTCAACATCTCCTCGGTGGCCGGCCTGGTGCCCGCGCCCGGGTTCGGCTACTACAGCGCGACGAAGTTCGCCGTCGAGGCCGTCTCGGAGACACTGCGCGACGAGGTCGCCCCCCAGGGCATCTCGGTGCTGACGGTCGAACCGGGCGCATTCCGCACCAATGCCTATTCCGGCTTCGCCGCCGAACCCGTCGCCGAGCCTGTCGCGGAGTACCACGACATGCTCAAGCAGGTGCAGGCCACCTTCGTGGAGATGGACGGTAAGCAGCCCGGTGATCCGCACCGAGGCGCCCGGGCGGTCATCGCGGCGATGGAACAGGACACCCCGCCGAAACGGCTGGTCCTGGGCAACGGCGGATACGACGCCGTGGTCGAGACCCTGGAAGGCGCACTGGCCGACATCCGGTCCGGCGAGGCACTGTCCCGCAGCGCGGATTTTCCCTCGAATTAG